One segment of Curtobacterium poinsettiae DNA contains the following:
- a CDS encoding SDR family oxidoreductase: MPNLPDQTGRRIVVTGSNSGTGREAALRLAGAGASVVLAVRSTEKGETAAAGIRAAHPAADVEVRELDLADLASVRRFASGIVDEERPIDVLVNNAGVMAPPERFETVDGFELQFGTNFLGPFALTNLLLPSLLRARAPLADGPVAQAPRVVTMSSLAAIPGRIRFADLQWERGYNGWRAYAQSKLADLLLALHLHRLTVEADVPLVSTAAHPGYTRTNLQAAGRSLGRSKPVRSSNRALPFTQAVEQGTEPLLYAAVGPNAVGGAYYGPSGPFGMTGPTTTVSIPGSARSADLARSLWAVAEDLTGTRPPL, translated from the coding sequence ATGCCGAACCTTCCCGACCAGACCGGACGCCGCATCGTCGTCACCGGGTCCAACAGCGGCACCGGACGGGAGGCCGCCCTGCGCCTCGCCGGAGCCGGCGCCAGCGTCGTGCTCGCCGTCCGCAGCACCGAGAAGGGCGAGACCGCAGCCGCCGGCATCCGGGCCGCCCACCCCGCAGCCGACGTGGAGGTCCGCGAACTCGACCTCGCCGACCTGGCGAGCGTCCGACGCTTCGCCAGCGGCATCGTCGACGAGGAACGTCCGATCGACGTCCTCGTCAACAACGCCGGTGTGATGGCCCCGCCGGAGCGCTTCGAGACCGTCGACGGCTTCGAGCTGCAGTTCGGCACGAACTTCCTCGGCCCGTTCGCCCTGACGAACCTGCTGCTGCCGTCGCTGCTGCGCGCCCGAGCGCCCCTCGCCGACGGCCCTGTGGCCCAGGCTCCGCGGGTCGTCACCATGTCGAGCCTCGCCGCGATCCCCGGTCGGATCCGCTTCGCCGACCTGCAGTGGGAGCGCGGCTACAACGGTTGGCGCGCCTACGCGCAGTCGAAGCTCGCCGACCTGCTCCTCGCACTGCACCTGCACCGCCTGACGGTCGAGGCCGACGTGCCCCTGGTCAGCACCGCCGCACACCCCGGCTACACGCGGACCAACCTGCAGGCCGCGGGACGATCGCTCGGTCGGTCGAAGCCGGTACGGTCGAGCAACCGCGCGCTGCCCTTCACCCAGGCCGTCGAGCAGGGTACCGAGCCGCTGCTGTACGCGGCGGTCGGGCCGAACGCCGTGGGCGGCGCGTACTACGGCCCCTCCGGTCCGTTCGGCATGACCGGGCCGACCACCACCGTGTCGATCCCCGGGTCCGCGCGGAGCGCCGACCTCGCCCGCTCCCTCTGGGCCGTCGCGGAGGACCTCACCGGGACGCGCCCGCCGCTCTAG
- a CDS encoding LLM class flavin-dependent oxidoreductase, which produces MSNAFGTDRPSDVPPPAPERIGPLQLGLDTFGDVTERADGSLQSDAQSIRDVVDQAVLADQVGVDFIGVGEHHRADFVVSAPEVVLAAIAARTERIRMGSAVTVLSSDDPVRVYERFATVDALSNGRAEVILGRGSFTESFPLFGYELSDYEVLFEEKLQLWAALRGGDAVTWSGTKRAGLVDQDVFPKLEHGAIPTWIGVGGSPQSVIRAASYGLPLFLAIIGGQPAQFAPFSRLYRQALAQLDLPQQPIAMHSPGFVAATDEEAAERYWPYHKAVTDQLGRERGWPPLDVAGYRASLSAGGSLYVGSPETVARKVARNMRILGASRFDMRYATGRLPHANMMRSIELYGTEVAPRVRELLAQPVPVA; this is translated from the coding sequence ATGAGCAACGCATTCGGCACCGACCGTCCCTCGGACGTCCCGCCGCCCGCACCCGAGCGGATCGGGCCGCTGCAGCTCGGCCTCGACACCTTCGGTGACGTCACCGAGCGCGCCGACGGCAGCCTGCAGTCCGACGCGCAGAGCATCCGCGACGTCGTCGACCAGGCCGTCCTCGCCGACCAGGTCGGCGTCGACTTCATCGGCGTCGGGGAACACCACCGCGCCGACTTCGTCGTGAGCGCCCCCGAGGTCGTCCTCGCCGCGATCGCCGCCCGCACCGAGCGCATCCGGATGGGCTCCGCGGTCACCGTGCTGTCCTCCGACGACCCCGTCCGTGTCTACGAGCGCTTCGCAACCGTCGACGCCCTGTCGAACGGTCGCGCCGAGGTCATCCTGGGTCGTGGCTCCTTCACCGAGTCGTTCCCCCTGTTCGGCTACGAGCTGAGCGACTACGAGGTCCTGTTCGAGGAGAAGCTCCAGCTCTGGGCGGCCCTGCGCGGCGGCGACGCCGTCACCTGGTCTGGCACGAAGCGCGCGGGTCTGGTCGACCAGGACGTCTTCCCGAAGCTCGAGCACGGCGCCATCCCGACGTGGATCGGCGTCGGCGGCTCGCCGCAGTCGGTCATCCGTGCCGCGTCGTACGGCCTCCCGCTGTTCCTCGCCATCATCGGCGGACAGCCGGCTCAGTTCGCCCCGTTCTCCCGCCTGTACCGCCAGGCCCTCGCGCAGCTCGATCTGCCGCAGCAGCCCATCGCGATGCACTCGCCCGGCTTCGTGGCGGCCACCGACGAAGAGGCCGCCGAGCGCTACTGGCCCTACCACAAGGCCGTCACCGACCAGCTCGGCCGGGAGCGCGGCTGGCCACCCCTCGACGTCGCCGGGTACCGCGCGAGCCTGTCGGCCGGCGGGTCGCTCTACGTCGGGTCGCCGGAGACCGTCGCCCGCAAGGTCGCACGCAACATGCGGATCCTCGGCGCCTCGCGCTTCGACATGCGGTACGCCACGGGTCGCCTGCCGCACGCCAACATGATGCGCTCGATCGAGCTCTACGGCACCGAGGTCGCACCCCGCGTGCGCGAGCTGCTGGCGCA
- the coaBC gene encoding bifunctional phosphopantothenoylcysteine decarboxylase/phosphopantothenate--cysteine ligase CoaBC: MTVIVGITGGIAAYKAVGVVRDLVKRGHDVHVVPTEGALRFVGLPTLEALSRNPVTTSVWDDVAEVRHVALGRRADLVVIAPATADSLARMAHGLASDLLGTTLLATEAPVVVAPAMHPQMWEHPATRANVATLRDRGVHMVGPVVGALTGNDAGIGRMAEPEDIVAAALAVLDQHPAPAGRRSADTGAAASTGARGELGDLAGVRVVVSAGGTREPFDPVRFVGNRSSGRQGIAIAADAVRRGASVTLVAANVEGSLTAGLDATLVPVGSALELAEAVHTAAAAADVVVMTAAVADYRPAEVLTEKLKKDAQGERMTLELVRNPDVLADLVAARRTGQIIVGFAAETEPDRDARIELGRAKISRKPADLLVVNHVGWSAGFEREENAIEVLVPGGEVVRETSGTKAEVATAVLDLVATALT; this comes from the coding sequence CTGACCGTCATCGTGGGGATCACCGGGGGCATCGCCGCCTACAAGGCCGTCGGGGTCGTGCGCGACCTCGTCAAGCGCGGGCACGACGTGCACGTCGTCCCGACCGAGGGCGCCCTGCGCTTCGTCGGACTGCCGACGCTCGAGGCCCTCAGCCGCAACCCCGTCACCACGAGCGTGTGGGACGACGTCGCCGAGGTGCGCCACGTCGCGCTCGGTCGCCGGGCGGACCTGGTCGTCATCGCACCCGCCACCGCGGACTCGCTGGCCCGGATGGCGCACGGCCTGGCGAGCGACCTGCTCGGCACGACGCTGCTCGCCACCGAGGCACCAGTCGTGGTCGCCCCCGCGATGCACCCGCAGATGTGGGAGCACCCCGCGACCCGTGCGAACGTCGCCACGCTGCGCGACCGCGGCGTCCACATGGTCGGCCCGGTCGTCGGTGCACTCACCGGCAACGACGCGGGCATCGGTCGGATGGCGGAGCCCGAGGACATCGTCGCCGCCGCGCTCGCCGTGCTCGACCAGCACCCCGCACCGGCCGGCCGCCGCAGTGCGGACACCGGCGCCGCGGCCAGCACCGGGGCCCGCGGTGAGCTGGGCGACCTCGCGGGCGTCCGCGTCGTCGTCAGCGCGGGCGGCACCCGCGAGCCCTTCGACCCGGTGCGGTTCGTCGGCAACCGCTCGAGCGGCCGGCAGGGCATCGCGATCGCCGCCGACGCGGTCCGTCGGGGTGCGTCCGTGACCCTCGTCGCCGCGAACGTGGAGGGCTCGTTGACCGCCGGGCTGGACGCGACCCTGGTGCCCGTCGGGTCGGCGCTCGAACTCGCCGAGGCCGTGCACACCGCCGCAGCAGCAGCCGACGTCGTCGTGATGACCGCCGCCGTCGCCGACTACCGTCCGGCCGAGGTGCTCACCGAGAAGCTCAAGAAGGACGCGCAGGGCGAGCGCATGACGCTCGAGCTGGTGCGGAACCCGGACGTGCTCGCCGACCTCGTGGCGGCACGTCGGACGGGGCAGATCATCGTCGGGTTCGCCGCCGAGACCGAACCCGACCGCGACGCGCGGATCGAGCTCGGGCGCGCCAAGATCAGCCGGAAGCCCGCGGACCTGCTCGTCGTGAACCACGTCGGCTGGTCGGCCGGCTTCGAGCGCGAGGAGAACGCGATCGAGGTCCTGGTGCCCGGTGGCGAGGTGGTCCGCGAGACCTCCGGCACGAAGGCCGAGGTGGCGACGGCGGTCCTCGACCTCGTCGCGACCGCCCTCACGTGA
- a CDS encoding YqjF family protein: protein MTQPSWTRAAVPLLHRPVTQHAWEDIVFAHWRHDPASLQRLVPRGTRPDVVDGSAWVGLSAYVFRETRVPPFPSAGRLGTMTEVTIEVLTVDDQGRRGVTYRTVDTANVPAIVAAHALLGVPYTFAHARSRRRGDAVAHRSVRHPARALHPVRWARSLRQERPTGAARPKHAASVRVTAGEVVDTPLAAELTTRTGIHARYLAQTLFWQRQHPVLTTRSATLDRLEGDLPDAVGMPGLFDRAPDSLLVVDGTTVRYGWGGVVR from the coding sequence GTGACCCAGCCGTCGTGGACCCGCGCGGCGGTGCCGTTGCTGCACCGACCGGTCACCCAGCACGCCTGGGAGGACATCGTGTTCGCGCACTGGCGGCACGACCCGGCGTCGCTGCAGCGGCTCGTCCCCCGTGGAACCCGTCCGGACGTCGTCGACGGCAGCGCCTGGGTGGGGCTGTCGGCGTACGTGTTCCGGGAGACCCGGGTGCCGCCGTTCCCGTCCGCCGGGCGGCTCGGCACCATGACCGAGGTCACGATCGAGGTGCTCACGGTGGACGACCAGGGACGTCGCGGGGTGACCTACCGCACGGTCGACACCGCGAACGTGCCCGCCATCGTGGCCGCGCACGCACTGCTCGGTGTGCCGTACACGTTCGCGCACGCACGTTCCCGTCGCCGCGGCGACGCGGTGGCGCACCGGTCCGTCCGGCACCCGGCCCGCGCGCTGCACCCGGTGCGGTGGGCGCGGTCGCTCCGGCAGGAACGCCCGACCGGTGCGGCGCGGCCGAAGCACGCGGCTTCGGTGCGGGTGACCGCCGGCGAGGTCGTCGACACACCGCTGGCCGCCGAGCTCACCACCCGCACCGGCATCCACGCGCGGTACCTGGCGCAGACCCTGTTCTGGCAGCGGCAGCACCCGGTGCTCACCACCCGTTCGGCCACGCTCGACCGACTCGAGGGCGACCTGCCCGACGCCGTCGGCATGCCGGGGTTGTTCGACCGGGCCCCGGACTCGCTGCTCGTGGTCGACGGCACGACCGTCCGGTACGGCTGGGGCGGGGTGGTCCGGTGA
- a CDS encoding NRDE family protein, with product MCTVVVRVDPGSAWPVTVLALRDESPERPWDPPAAWWPDRDPDLRGVRDRSAGGAWLAASDRAGLAVVLNRAEPVTSVDGTWTTRGVVPVDAVADDLLPGHDGTLPTTRAFNLVRATAEGASVLTWDGEQVRTTDLGPGVHMVTHGAADDPASPRIGRWLEAFRAVDAPSGPPVLGPFDELRTVDSGGDAGDGWGGWFGVLAESAALPSDHPDAILRDVHEAEGHMTTLSIVAAAIAPGRTVLQHARLTEPGRLDGSLELHRA from the coding sequence ATGTGCACCGTCGTCGTCCGCGTCGACCCCGGTTCCGCGTGGCCCGTCACCGTGCTCGCCCTGCGGGACGAGTCGCCCGAACGCCCGTGGGACCCGCCCGCTGCCTGGTGGCCGGACCGGGACCCGGACCTCCGTGGTGTCCGTGACCGGTCCGCCGGTGGTGCGTGGCTCGCCGCGTCCGACCGAGCTGGCCTGGCCGTGGTGCTCAACCGCGCCGAACCCGTGACGAGCGTCGACGGCACGTGGACGACCCGTGGCGTGGTGCCGGTGGACGCCGTCGCCGACGACCTGCTGCCCGGACACGACGGCACCCTGCCGACGACGCGGGCCTTCAACCTGGTGCGCGCCACGGCCGAGGGCGCCTCGGTGCTGACCTGGGACGGCGAACAGGTCCGTACCACCGACCTGGGCCCCGGTGTCCACATGGTCACGCACGGTGCGGCCGACGATCCCGCGTCGCCGCGCATCGGTCGGTGGCTCGAGGCCTTCCGTGCCGTCGATGCCCCGTCCGGCCCGCCGGTGCTCGGCCCGTTCGACGAACTCCGCACCGTGGACTCCGGTGGCGACGCCGGGGACGGCTGGGGTGGCTGGTTCGGCGTGCTGGCGGAGTCCGCAGCGCTGCCGAGCGACCACCCTGACGCGATCCTCCGCGACGTGCACGAGGCCGAGGGCCACATGACGACCCTGTCGATCGTCGCCGCGGCGATCGCGCCGGGCCGCACCGTCCTGCAGCACGCCCGCCTGACCGAACCCGGTCGGCTTGACGGGTCGCTGGAGCTGCACCGCGCCTGA